In Miscanthus floridulus cultivar M001 chromosome 8, ASM1932011v1, whole genome shotgun sequence, the sequence GCCCCTCCTGAACAtaattcctggctccgccactgcctgGACGGACCAAAGTTGGCAACCGGCGCGACGGGACACGTCGGTTGTGGTACCGTGGAGTGCAGGTGTAGGTGCAGGAGTCGAATGGGTACTCTGGCACCAGAAGCTTCATTCTTCTCCCAGTCCAGGTGACACGTACTTACTGTCCGTATCTGACCCGTACTTACCGTGCATTTGTCGTATTGAGCCTTGAACATCCTCTTGTACATATGGGCATGGTAAGCCTGGTAACTTATGCTTACTGGGTAACCGCATGGATTTGATGCGAGATCTTGTGTGGGGTATAGCTAGGAGGCCTAGTACCCTGGCTCACCATCAAACTGTTCATGGGCGATTCGGCCACCCTCGAGCATCAACCCTTATCCGTGCATGGATATGTAGGTTCGATCTTGTGCCCCGTGTGGGCACAATTATACACTTCTACAGAGTTTTGACTTATTATATCGCTCATTCGAAGGACACATTTATTTGAGTATGTTCATGGCTTGTAGCTTTATAGTAGCTTGTTGTGATGAAGGACGACTCGTGGAAGATCGGTCTCCACCCTATGCTTAATGTTCATTCTTGCTAAACCTCTCTATGCTTAGATGTATAGTTGATAGACAATATTTACTTTAGATAGaaaatactactccctccattatcTAAATTGCAAGTTATTCTAATTTTTCTAGATATGTAGCTTTTACTATACGCGTGGCATTATGAGTACGTATCTAGACACAATGTATATCTTGGTGCATTGCAAAAACTATGTACTTAGAAAAGCCTgaacgatttataatttggaacgaatggAGTATTTACTAAGGCTAAATGTATAATCCTTCGTAGATTATTTGGGTAAGTCCTACGGAGTACAACCCGGTACTCATAATGCTAGCGTTCAGTTGTTTTACAGGTCGAAGGACTTTGGTGGTGCCATGTCATTCCACCGAAACTTGTAAAGTGGATGAATGGCAGGAGTCATCCGAGCGTATATGGTGGCGACGCCCGTGGACAAAGGCGCCTGCTGGTTACTTGTTAGAAGCTAAGTTAGTTTGCAACATATAGGTTCTTAAACCTAGGAAAACATGGTAGATAGCCATCTGGTTCGCATCGCATATATGCTAGGTATGAGTATTAACTAATGTTGTTTGATTAACTTATTAATTTGACAAGATATATATGTACTCTATGTTCCTACTGATTTGTGTAATCTTTTGATAAGTTGAGCTTTGAGTTGTGACGGCTGTAGGTGTATGATACACAACCGGGATCCTATATCATGCTCTAGTGGAGTTTGCAGATTGCACTCTAGGGATTTTGTAGCAACGAACAAGATGGGATCGATGTTGCTTTCATTCATCAGTAGTAATAAGGCCGGTGATGAGAGGGAGTGCTTGGCCGGCGGGGTTGAAGATTGGTGTTGGAGGCAGCAGGGAAGTGTCCGGCACCTGCAGCTTGGGGGATCGGCCGGAGAGCTAGCTCAGACCTAGTAATTTGGAACCAAGACAGAATAAAATCCAGGGATAAATTAAAAAGCAACCTATGAAGAACTAAAGTGTTCATTAAAATGGTATCCACATGGATTACCCCGAGGTCTCAAATCTACTTGCTGTTTGGTTTCACCCACTAAAGGTTAGTGATCCTTAAAGTTTAGTGACCTATATTTAGTTTCACTCACTAAAATAGCTATTTCGTGTACACTTTAATCATTTTTAGTTACCCCTTGATGACTAAACCCTCTAAACTTTAGTGTAGGTGTTTGGTATTTTAatgactaaaagtgactaaagtttagcgaGGGataaaccaaacatgcccttaaaaTCTATGACTTTTTTCAGGATAAGAAATCCACGGATATTATTTGAATAACATATTTAATTATTTATGAAGAGTTTTCCATCCAGGCGTGCCTTTCCTTTGCTTCTCGCCAAAATAGCCGCCCTGGCCTGTAAAATATTGGTCGGCCGTGGTTCGTAGTTACTAAACACAGATATATGATCTATCGTACATGCACACGAAGATATAGGAGTAGAGTATGTACTACTAGCTCGTAATACACGACAGCAGAGACATGCATGATGCATCACATGACGGTGCAGGCGTTGACGTTCTCGTCGCTGAACATGGTCATGTACTTGACCTCCGGAGCGGAGGGGTCGGCCATGGCCTGCGGCGCGCTGCGGACGAACCCTGCGGGGGCCTTCTTGTCGTAGGCGCCGCCGACGTAGGGGTAGGTGGTGAGCGCGTAGGGCACGTAGGGCCACATCTCGGCGTTCTTGCCCGTGGCCTTGACGCGCTCCAGCACCTTGGCGGGCTCCACGTACCCGGTCACCGTGCACTTGCTCTGCTTCGGGTTCACCGCCACGCTCGTCACCCCGCGCATCGACTTCACCGCGCTCTTCACCCGCCGCTCGCACCCCTCGCAGTCCATCTTCACCTTGATGTTCACCGTCTGCAGGGAAGGATCATATGCAGCGGCAACAATTGAAGCTAGCTCCGATCCGATTCATCAATAAAACTAGTGTAAATCACAACCAAGCAACCAAGCAAAGCACGTCGTACCTGCAGCGGCCGCTTCTTCCTGAGCTTGAGCGCCTCCTTCGTCTCCGTGATGCTGCACAGGTGCGACAAGTGGTCCAGGATGCCCATGGCGGCGCCGGTGTATGTTGCCTCTGCCTTGCTTCTATCTCAGCTCGCCGTCGTCCTCTTCTGTGACCGACCGACCGCCTTACTTAGCAGAGCAGAGCAGCTTGTGTGAACTGTGAAGACTAAAGAAGGATTATTGTATATAAATTATTGATTGATGAAGCCGGCCGGCCGATCCAAGGGATGAAGGGAAGCAGCAGGGAGCTGGAGGATGGTATGTATGGTATATATAGTGGAGGCCACTGCCAAGTGCCACCCCCCAAATCAACCAGGCCGGACCCCCGGACAAAGCTTATCTGGTTTCTGCACAAAGAAAGGCTAGAGAAGATGCATCTGGCTGCAGCTTTCTCCGGCCCTTACTTGTTCAATTGGAAAGGGAAAAAAACAGACAATAAAGTTTATTAGTAGTTTGTATGGTCAGGCTGGGTGCCAGACAGCCCAGGCTGAGTCTATTCGGTTGGTATTAAAGCCGGTTGATAAGTCGATTGATGTTGTTTTATTATAATAGAAAAATATTGTATATTCTAGAT encodes:
- the LOC136476562 gene encoding heavy metal-associated isoprenylated plant protein 20-like, with the protein product MGILDHLSHLCSITETKEALKLRKKRPLQTVNIKVKMDCEGCERRVKSAVKSMRGVTSVAVNPKQSKCTVTGYVEPAKVLERVKATGKNAEMWPYVPYALTTYPYVGGAYDKKAPAGFVRSAPQAMADPSAPEVKYMTMFSDENVNACTVM